The Candidatus Neomarinimicrobiota bacterium genomic sequence TAGCGCAGGGAGTTCACCGGGTCAGCCACTGAGGCCCGCAGCACCTGGTAGCTGATCGTTGCCAGGGCCACCACCAACGCGGCGATCCCGGCAACGGCGAACGAGGACGGGCTGTAGCTGATGCGATAGGCGAAGTCTTCCAGCCAGCGGCTTAGCAGCAGATAGGAGGCCGGCAGAGCCAGCCCCACCGCCACTAGCACCAGGGTAAGTATGTCGCGGGAGAGGATCACAAAGATCTGTGCTACGGTGGCCCCCAGCACCTTGCGAATCCCCACCTCTTTGGTGCGCTGCTCGGCAGCGAAGGCGGCCAGACCCAGCAGGCCCAGGCTGGCGATAAAGATCGCCAGTACCGTGAACAGGGACATAATGGACTGGGTGCGGGCATCGGTTGCGTAGAGTGCGTCCAGATCATCATCCAGGAACACATATTCCAGGGTCTGGTCGTCAGCGAACCCTTTCCAAATTGACTCCAGAGAGCTCAGCGTGGCGCCGATCTCCTGTGGCTCCACCTTGACAGTGACGAACTTGCCAAAGTTTCGTCTCCCGCCCCAGACGCTGGCACCCATGGGGAACACCATCATGGGCCGGATATCCTGGTGTAGCGTTTCAAAATGATAATCATCCATCACCCCGATGATGCGCATATCCACCCTCGGGGTGTTGCGGCCGGTAAAGACCTGCAGGTCCATCCCCACGGGGTCTTCAATACCGTAGGTGCGGGCGGCGGCCTGGTTGAGGATGACGGCGTTGCTGTCGGTGCTGAAGTCCGGGTCGAAGAAGCGGCCCTTGGCCATGGTAATCCCGTAGACTTCGGCGAACTGGAAATCGACAAATGAGACATTGAGCAGACGCATCTCTCTGCCACTGTCGGTGGCGATGGCGAATACGCTGCTGCCGTACTCATCTACTCGGCCGGGGATAGCGGTAGAATTGGAGACCTGCTTGATCCGGGGGTTAGCCCGGAGCTGGTTCATAAACGCCTGTATATCCGCACCGATGTCATCGGTTTTCTCCACCACCAGCAGATCGGTTTTGTCAAAGCCAAGGGGCTTGTTCTGCATGTAGTCGAGTTGGCGCTTCACCAGCAGGGCGCCACTGAACAGGACGATGGAGACCGTGAACTGGAAAATCACCAGCCCACTGCGGAGCTTGGAGCCCTTGCCCATGGCGGTCTTGCTGCCCCGTAGGACCTCCGCCGGATCGAATGACGATAGGAAAAAGGCCGGGTAGCTGCCTGCCAGCAGGCCCACTACGATGGAGGCGCCCAGCAGAATAGGCAGGATGGCCAGGCTGAAGCCCAATTGCAGCCCGACGAAATCGTTGAACCAGGGCAGGCTGAGCTTGATCAGCACCACGGCAATCATGGCGGCGATGACCGTGAACACCACGCTCTCGGCCAGGAACTGGCGCACCAGTGCCCCCTGGTGTGAGCCGAGGGTTTTGCGCACGCCGACCTCCTTGGCCCGCTTGCCCGACCTGGCCGTGGCAAGATTCATATAATTGATGATAGCCAGTACCAGGATGAAGAGCGCGATCATCCCGAAGATGGAGATGGTGGTGGCCGAACCGTTGGCCTCAATCTCCTCATCCAGGTGTGAGTGCAGATGGATATCGGTGAGGGGCTGCAGGTGATAACCAAAGGCAGCCCCGCCCTCTTCCTGAATCTTGTCCCAGGATACTCCCATCGCCTGTTCGATCTGGGGTCCTACATACTTGGTGACCATTTCGGGGAGTTTGGCCTCGAACTCATCCGGGTCGGTGCCCTCGCGCAAGACCAGATAGGTGTAAAAATTGTGATTGATCCACTGCTGGCTTTCGCTGCGCTCGTAACTCACCGCGGAGGCCAGGAAATCGACATGGAAGTGGTTGGTGCGGGGGAAATCCTCAATCACGCCCGTTACCATGAAGTCCGTGTTGCGGTCGGCGTTGAGCAACTTGCCAATGGGATTCTCATCGCCGAAGTAGCGCCTGGCGGTGGATTCTGTGAGGACCACCTGGTTGGGCTTGATCAGGGCCGTTTTGGGGTCACCCAGCAGATAGCTGAGCAGGAAGATGTCCGAGAAGGTGGAATCGGCCGAGGCCCAGCGCTCTTCACTGAAGACCTTGTCGTCATAGC encodes the following:
- a CDS encoding ABC transporter permease, whose protein sequence is MFDTDIKIALRNLVKHKLFSGLNILGLAVGLTAVTLILLYVRDELSFDRQHPHADRTYRIWVEGALGGNEFSMAITAAPMAAALLADYPEVEMVTRLSGGGGFPVIRYDDKVFSEERWASADSTFSDIFLLSYLLGDPKTALIKPNQVVLTESTARRYFGDENPIGKLLNADRNTDFMVTGVIEDFPRTNHFHVDFLASAVSYERSESQQWINHNFYTYLVLREGTDPDEFEAKLPEMVTKYVGPQIEQAMGVSWDKIQEEGGAAFGYHLQPLTDIHLHSHLDEEIEANGSATTISIFGMIALFILVLAIINYMNLATARSGKRAKEVGVRKTLGSHQGALVRQFLAESVVFTVIAAMIAVVLIKLSLPWFNDFVGLQLGFSLAILPILLGASIVVGLLAGSYPAFFLSSFDPAEVLRGSKTAMGKGSKLRSGLVIFQFTVSIVLFSGALLVKRQLDYMQNKPLGFDKTDLLVVEKTDDIGADIQAFMNQLRANPRIKQVSNSTAIPGRVDEYGSSVFAIATDSGREMRLLNVSFVDFQFAEVYGITMAKGRFFDPDFSTDSNAVILNQAAARTYGIEDPVGMDLQVFTGRNTPRVDMRIIGVMDDYHFETLHQDIRPMMVFPMGASVWGGRRNFGKFVTVKVEPQEIGATLSSLESIWKGFADDQTLEYVFLDDDLDALYATDARTQSIMSLFTVLAIFIASLGLLGLAAFAAEQRTKEVGIRKVLGATVAQIFVILSRDILTLVLVAVGLALPASYLLLSRWLEDFAYRISYSPSSFAVAGIAALVVALATISYQVLRASVADPVNSLR